CGCATCGACCTCATtctctcagcttccgtctgctccgtcTTCTTCGCGCTCGCttttataagcagcagttcatcctccgtatattcagctacaAAAAGATAAGGTAGTGTTTGCtcgtttgtccaaaaatagtcatcttcgtaGTCTGTTAccgagtctgccatgattagaatacactcgcgtttgtttcagGAAGTGggaacacatttgttgccggaagtcggaagtgcgctgctgtgGAAATGGAAATAAATCGGGGAAGGAAGTCTCGgtattgattaaaatgaccatccattttctaccgcttgtcccttttggggtcgcggggggtgctggagcctatctcagctgcattcgggcgcaaggcggggtacaccctggacaagtcgccacctcatcgcagggccaacacagatagacagacaacattcacacactagggccaatttagtgttaccaatcaacttatccccaggtgcgtgttttttggaggtgggaggaagccggagtacccggagggaacccacgcagtcacggggagaacatgcaaactccacacagaaagatcccgagcccgggattgaactcaggactactcaggaccttcgtattgtgaggcacatgcactaacccctgtaccaccgtgctgcctgtttaaaatgaccaaaatatggtaaataatgTACATATTGCTTATTGTTATGAACGGGCCTGTTACGACAGAATGTTGGTAgagggttttaaagttgttttagaggctatGAAGGCTACAACATTGACTCTCAATATCAAATCTGTTTTCTGCcatcttaaaaatatatatatttttaaaaggacatgtgttcttgtctctcatgattgtaaacaatagggtgaataaaaaaaagtgcagttctcctttaaggacATACGCACATTACGTAAGACGTGCATGCGCATTAGTTTTGTGTGTTGATAGCAAATAATAGTGATTTAAATAGCTAACATGAGTTATCAATGCTTATATATTCTACCAATACTGGCTGCAAATAGTTATTTGCTTCTCTTGGCCTGTTTTATTGgatattttttattcaatataatttgTATTTGTGAGGAAAACTGTATATATTTTGTTAAtgatgttcttgttatattttttgtttgagaAATGTAACGTTGGACAAGTTGCAAATCACTGTGAATCATTTCTAAAAACAATGTATTTTAACACTGTTATCGATTTATTTTTGACTCGTACTTTGTGGGAACCAGACAATGATTTATAATTCATAAAATAAGGTGGACTGGCTGGGTCCTGACTGGCTAATCTGGACCAGAGTCCAGACTTTAGAGAAGCCCTTCAATAGACCTTTCGTCACTATTCAAAGAGAAGTTATTCTCCGGTGTGCGTTTTCATGTGTCTTTGCATATTACTATGGACAGAGAATCTTTTAGCGCACACTGAACAGCTGaacggtttttctcctgtgtgcgttctcatgtgtctaTGCATGCTCCGTTTGTCACAGAATCTTTTGGTGCACACCGAACAACTgtaaggtttttctcctgtgtgcgttctcatgtgtctttgcaTGCTACTATTGACAGAAAATCTTTTGGCGCACGCTGAAcagctgaaaggtttttctcctgtgtgagtTCTCATGTGTGTTTGAATATTACTCCTGTCATAGaaccttttaccacaaactgtacacttgaaaggtttttctcctgtgtgcgttctcatgtgtgttaGAATGTTACTTCTGTCAGAGAATCGTTTCCCGCAAACCTTACAAGTGaacggtttttctcctgtgtgcgttctcatgtgggaTTTCATATTACTGGTGAGAGAGAattttttaccacaaactgaacaactaaaaggtttttctcctgtttGTGTTCTGATGTGCGATTCCATATTTACATTAACCTGTGACGACGTGtcatcactatctgatagtggagctaaaagGTTGTCCGCTTGTGATCCTTCagagtggtctccatcagcttctgttgtcatgtgttgtgttgagctgctgcttggaggctccgcccttCTGTTCTCCTCacctggactgtgatgaagctgtgaggactcaggtggtttctcttcatgctcttcagtcttcacagagacaacagtcagtgggaacttggtgagatcagcctcctcctgccctagaagacaATCTCCCCCCTGAGTGGTCCAacattcctcctcttcctctttaacaaAAGTGGGTtgtggctcctcctcttcctctttaatacaAGAGGGCTGTGACTCCTTAATGTCCTCTTCAAAATGGCGGGGCTGTGGCTCCTcgtcttcctctttaaaatgggggCGCTGTGGACT
The sequence above is drawn from the Nerophis lumbriciformis linkage group LG33, RoL_Nlum_v2.1, whole genome shotgun sequence genome and encodes:
- the LOC133575679 gene encoding uncharacterized protein isoform X2; this encodes MCERTIADYAEEERCPTKEEKERQHQLLDAVVNKHQIVLHRTELQQPPHIKEEEEDPQPIHIKEEEEECRITREGECLLGQEEADLTKFPLTVVSVKTEEHEDKPPESSQLHHSPNIQQLIGHQEERVPQLQGGSFTLKQESPQPSCIKEEEEEPQPTFVKEEEEECWTTQGGDCLLGQEEADLTKFPLTVVSVKTEEHEEKPPESSQLHHSPGEENRRAEPPSSSSTQHMTTEADGDHSEGSQADNLLAPLSDSDDTSSQVNVNMESHIRTQTGEKPFSCSVCGKKFSLTSNMKSHMRTHTGEKPFTCKVCGKRFSDRSNILTHMRTHTGEKPFKCTVCGKRFYDRSNIQTHMRTHTGEKPFSCSACAKRFSVNSSMQRHMRTHTGEKPYSCSVCTKRFCDKRSMHRHMRTHTGEKPFSCSVCAKRFSVHSNMQRHMKTHTGE
- the LOC133575679 gene encoding uncharacterized protein isoform X1, with protein sequence MCERTIADYAEEERCPTKEEKERQHQLLDAVVNKHQIVLHRTELQQPPHIKEEEEDPQPIHIKEEEEECRITREGECLLGQEEADLTKFPLTVVSVKTEEHEDKPPESSQLHHSPNIQQLIGHQEERVPQLQGGSFTLKQESPQRPHFKEEDEEPQPRHFEEDIKESQPSCIKEEEEEPQPTFVKEEEEECWTTQGGDCLLGQEEADLTKFPLTVVSVKTEEHEEKPPESSQLHHSPGEENRRAEPPSSSSTQHMTTEADGDHSEGSQADNLLAPLSDSDDTSSQVNVNMESHIRTQTGEKPFSCSVCGKKFSLTSNMKSHMRTHTGEKPFTCKVCGKRFSDRSNILTHMRTHTGEKPFKCTVCGKRFYDRSNIQTHMRTHTGEKPFSCSACAKRFSVNSSMQRHMRTHTGEKPYSCSVCTKRFCDKRSMHRHMRTHTGEKPFSCSVCAKRFSVHSNMQRHMKTHTGE